The proteins below come from a single Comamonas antarctica genomic window:
- a CDS encoding winged helix-turn-helix transcriptional regulator, with translation MPRPVAIDAEPCPVARCVDILGDRWSLLIVRDAFDGVRRFGDFQRGLRMARNILSDRLHKLVEAGILALQPASDGSAYQEYVLTPRGEKLFPVIVALRQWGEQQLFASGERHSLLLDLRTQRPVPFMQPVAEDGRVLAPDATVVRKIA, from the coding sequence ATGCCACGCCCTGTCGCCATTGATGCCGAACCCTGTCCCGTCGCGCGCTGCGTCGACATCCTGGGCGACCGCTGGTCGCTGCTGATCGTGCGCGATGCATTCGACGGCGTGCGCCGTTTTGGCGATTTCCAGCGCGGCCTGCGCATGGCGCGCAATATCCTGTCGGACCGGCTGCACAAGCTGGTCGAGGCCGGCATCCTGGCCCTGCAGCCCGCCTCCGATGGCTCGGCCTACCAGGAATATGTGCTGACGCCGCGGGGGGAAAAGCTGTTTCCGGTGATCGTGGCGCTGCGGCAGTGGGGCGAGCAGCAGCTGTTTGCGTCCGGCGAGCGCCATTCGCTGCTGCTGGACCTGCGCACGCAAAGGCCGGTGCCGTTCATGCAACCGGTCGCTGAGGACGGCCGCGTGCTGGCGCCGGACGCGACCGTGGTGCGCAAGATCGCCTGA
- a CDS encoding TauD/TfdA dioxygenase family protein has product MNMRLNASPQQLLTDRLQTALEATPHISAVPQSAHIGALIGGVDLSQPLSAAEIHSIRSALLRWKVVFFREQHLSHAQHVAFARQFGELTIGHPVFGHVEGHPALYSIAKHRRANSHGSEPERRPWSGWHADVTAAHNPPAASILRGVTIPPYGGDTQWTNLVAAYEALSEPLKAFLQGLRGEHRFSPPAGASATAEYLELVKNNTLVSEHPLVTVHPETGEQVLYISPGFLKSISGLRTRESRVLLELLWEHAVASEFTVRFKWEPGSIAFWDNRSTAHVAPQDIFALEYDRQLYRSTLVGQVPVGADGRASAAIQGDPVLAAHGAAY; this is encoded by the coding sequence ATGAACATGCGCCTCAATGCCTCGCCCCAGCAACTGCTGACCGACCGCCTGCAGACGGCTCTCGAAGCCACGCCGCACATCAGCGCCGTACCGCAATCGGCGCACATCGGCGCGCTGATCGGCGGCGTCGACCTGAGCCAGCCGCTCAGCGCGGCCGAAATCCACAGCATCCGCTCGGCGCTGCTGCGCTGGAAGGTGGTGTTCTTCCGCGAACAGCACCTGAGCCACGCGCAGCATGTGGCGTTTGCGCGCCAGTTCGGCGAGCTGACCATCGGCCACCCGGTATTCGGCCATGTCGAGGGCCATCCCGCGCTGTACTCGATTGCCAAGCACCGCCGCGCCAACAGCCATGGCAGCGAGCCCGAGCGCCGCCCCTGGAGCGGCTGGCATGCGGACGTGACCGCGGCGCACAACCCGCCCGCGGCCTCGATCCTGCGCGGCGTGACCATCCCGCCCTACGGCGGCGATACGCAGTGGACGAACCTGGTGGCGGCGTATGAAGCCTTGTCGGAGCCGCTCAAGGCCTTCCTGCAAGGACTGCGCGGCGAGCACCGCTTCAGCCCGCCTGCGGGCGCGAGCGCCACGGCCGAATACCTCGAACTGGTGAAGAACAACACGCTGGTCAGCGAGCATCCACTGGTCACCGTGCATCCCGAAACCGGCGAACAGGTGCTCTACATCAGCCCGGGTTTCCTCAAAAGCATCAGCGGCCTGCGCACGCGCGAATCCCGCGTGCTGCTGGAGCTGCTGTGGGAACACGCGGTGGCCAGCGAGTTCACCGTGCGCTTCAAGTGGGAGCCCGGCTCGATCGCGTTCTGGGACAACCGCTCCACCGCCCATGTCGCGCCGCAGGATATCTTCGCGCTTGAATACGACCGCCAGCTCTACCGCAGCACGCTGGTCGGCCAGGTGCCGGTCGGCGCCGACGGCCGGGCCTCGGCCGCCATCCAGGGCGACCCCGTACTCGCGGCGCACGGCGCCGCTTACTGA